A stretch of Arachis hypogaea cultivar Tifrunner chromosome 15, arahy.Tifrunner.gnm2.J5K5, whole genome shotgun sequence DNA encodes these proteins:
- the LOC112749564 gene encoding uncharacterized protein, translating to MAAACKRLAQFSGFGFSKSFTFNSSLRSFSRMAKSNGRRFCDASAITSGLEGQGVPKKQAQAISAGITEVLEKVQESLMERTEMLQESHESKIKAEVQRSQMQLQREIEKLKNDMEKSIQEFRLARLEIDRDAMVFKAQILTTQRVIGEYCLGTVFTGHGGLMTLLACVHLW from the exons ATGGCTGCGGCTTGTAAGCGATTGGCTCAATTTTCGGGCTTTGGGTTCTCAAAATCGTTCACTTTCAACTCAAGTCTCAGATCATTTTCCCGGATGGCGAAATCAAATGGTCGGCGGTTCTGTGATGCATCCGCTATT ACTAGCGGACTTGAGGGGCAAGGAGTGCCCAAAAAGCAGGCTCAGGCGATATCTGCCGGTATAACTGAAGTTTTGGAAAAAGTACAAGAATCATTAATGGAGAGG ACTGAAATGCTTCAAGAGTCTCACGAGTCGAAAATCAAAGCTGAAGTGCAGAGGTCACAG ATGCAATTGCAACGTGAGATTGAGAAACTAAAGAATGATATGGAAAAGAGTATCCAGGAATTCAG GTTGGCGAGGTTGGAGATAGATAGAGATGCGATGGTTTTCAAAGCTCAGATATTAACAACACAACGAGTTATTGGAGAATATTGCCTAGGAACTGTTTTTACG GGCCATGGAGGATTGATGACCTTACTCGCATGTGTTCATTTGTGGTAG